In Nakamurella flava, a single genomic region encodes these proteins:
- a CDS encoding cytochrome ubiquinol oxidase subunit I — translation MDVIGLSRFQFASTSIFHFFFVSLTVGLAFMIAIMETLSYAKKEQRYENMTNFFGHLFLINFAVGVVTGIVQEFQFGMNWSEYSRFVGNIFGVPLALEVLMAFFLESTFIALWWFGKDRLPHWVRLASIWLVAIGTQVSAFWIIVANAWMQRPVGYRIENGQAILTSFSDVVFNPKAWIYFFHVQGSAWTVAAFLVLCVAAYHLLRRHHVEIFGPALKLGLVVGAVGTLFSALSGHTAAQTAREDQPMKFAAMEAQWEDSEAPAPWSAIAVIDQEGQRNTFNIEIPFLGSVLADNSLNSSYEGMIRLQEEYQQQYGPGDYIPPVAPVYYSFRLMVGIGMVLLATAFGGLALWWWGRKGRKDRLLTNRLFLRWLVWIVPLPWLANFFGWITTEMGRQPFMVYGLLRVDQGVSPNSFTEVLVGLIGLWAIYLALIGLDIYLLSVTARAGIDHKPSAEIVAAPAPSYSEGPSDSDRSGSL, via the coding sequence ATGGATGTCATCGGCCTGTCGCGGTTCCAGTTCGCCTCGACCAGCATCTTCCACTTCTTCTTCGTCTCGCTCACCGTCGGGCTCGCCTTCATGATCGCGATCATGGAGACGCTCTCCTACGCGAAGAAGGAGCAGCGCTACGAGAACATGACCAACTTCTTCGGTCACCTGTTCTTGATCAACTTCGCGGTCGGTGTGGTGACCGGCATCGTCCAGGAGTTCCAGTTCGGCATGAACTGGAGCGAGTACTCGCGCTTCGTGGGCAACATCTTCGGGGTGCCGTTGGCCCTCGAGGTGCTGATGGCGTTCTTCCTGGAGAGCACGTTCATCGCGCTCTGGTGGTTCGGCAAGGACCGGCTGCCGCACTGGGTCCGGCTCGCGAGCATCTGGCTGGTCGCCATCGGCACCCAGGTCAGCGCGTTCTGGATCATCGTCGCCAACGCCTGGATGCAGCGCCCGGTCGGCTACCGCATCGAGAACGGTCAGGCCATCCTGACGAGCTTCTCCGACGTCGTCTTCAACCCCAAGGCCTGGATCTACTTCTTCCACGTCCAGGGCAGTGCCTGGACCGTGGCCGCGTTCCTCGTGCTGTGCGTGGCCGCCTACCACCTGCTGCGCCGGCACCACGTCGAGATCTTCGGGCCCGCCCTCAAGCTCGGGCTGGTGGTCGGCGCCGTCGGCACCCTGTTCTCCGCGCTCAGCGGCCACACCGCCGCGCAGACCGCGCGCGAGGACCAGCCGATGAAGTTCGCGGCCATGGAGGCCCAGTGGGAGGACTCCGAGGCCCCCGCACCCTGGTCGGCCATCGCGGTGATCGACCAGGAGGGGCAGCGGAACACCTTCAACATCGAGATCCCGTTCCTGGGGTCGGTGCTGGCCGACAACTCCCTGAACTCGTCCTACGAGGGCATGATCCGGCTGCAGGAGGAGTACCAGCAGCAGTACGGCCCCGGCGACTACATCCCGCCCGTCGCCCCCGTCTACTACTCGTTCCGGCTCATGGTCGGCATCGGGATGGTGCTGCTGGCCACCGCCTTCGGCGGCCTGGCCCTGTGGTGGTGGGGCCGCAAGGGGCGCAAGGACCGGTTGCTGACCAACCGGCTGTTCCTGCGCTGGCTGGTGTGGATCGTGCCGTTGCCCTGGCTGGCCAACTTCTTCGGCTGGATCACCACCGAGATGGGCCGGCAGCCGTTCATGGTCTACGGCCTGCTGCGGGTCGACCAGGGCGTCAGTCCGAACAGCTTCACCGAGGTGCTGGTCGGCCTCATCGGACTGTGGGCGATCTACCTGGCCCTCATCGGCCTCGACATCTACCTGCTGTCGGTCACCGCCCGGGCCGGCATCGACCACAAGCCGTCCGCCGAGATCGTCGCCGCCCCGGCCCCCAGCTACAGCGAGGGCCCCAGCGACTCCGACCGGAGCGGGAGCCTCTGA
- a CDS encoding Ig-like domain repeat protein codes for MTRSPLHGSRARRIVSVALTAGLVVAGLGAGTAAAPSISPADAAVPAATATTSVVTVKTGGDRTGVSGVTPLPGVQLGLFSAVTSSDPVNPTWAVCTADAAGDCSFTVPDTQTGGANVNARFFVKQISAPSGWYANGVVRTQTSSGQTPVATPYAFQTPQMVAGTVYRSGTGASTTNAGFMSDPTNRNTTPLASGGVWQQSRINPGLAGCGLSVALILDVSGSVGANLPDLQGAGRALVNSLVGTPSDVSLYTFSNNSPANTTGNQNRPRTAVSTQAGADAVNGWISGTTVGGGTNWDRGLAQVAENEHHYDIAMMITDGNPTFYGLPPNPTWYPNNPEYAQGPGSATRAREFENGVFSANALKAEGTRVVAVGVGPGITSAAENLAAISGRTVNSDYYLTSDYAAAGAALRAQALSKCKGSVSVVSQLIPAGGTAANATVQPGWIFGAAVPEDATVTPGTGTTDDTGGTTFTVGAAPGSANTPVTITDQVPAGATVVQQNGANAACRDLSTGAAVSVTNQGATGFQVDTLSTSSIGCTVLHQAGSATATTVTAPASTRVAQPITVSAAVTPIGTGSVRFAATATSGPSTGSTVAIGTAMVAADGTAALSWTPPGLGAYDVTATYLGDSTHLASTSPVASVSVLAQPGSLVVSEFRQSGPGGATDGYVVLTNTGTSPIPLVGYQIVTGSGTTVPLAAASGTVAPGRSHLVAAAGYSLTSTTPADTTVPSLGSGGLKVVAPDPATTATDAVGPLTGPHSGTALPALAGSPTQQYAWVRLRSGGNGLQNTGDNVADFALVSSAGGPVGGVPSMIGAPSPIGDDSPAPTRAAPSTLLAGAADVAASPNRIVTRTPGGATTLTVNRVVTNRSAVPITAMRVRLTSISEANGIPRPGVTRPASLVVAPPSSPTTTFDVGGQAVTVQNLSPTAPVLSTGGLNTTYSVPLPNGRLDPGQSVPVSFTFLVQSGGTFWFSYVTEVS; via the coding sequence GTGACCCGCAGTCCGTTGCACGGCAGCCGTGCCCGCCGCATTGTCAGCGTTGCCCTGACCGCCGGTCTGGTGGTGGCCGGCCTGGGTGCCGGCACCGCCGCTGCGCCCTCGATCTCCCCGGCCGACGCCGCGGTCCCCGCGGCGACCGCGACCACCTCGGTCGTCACGGTCAAGACGGGCGGCGACCGGACCGGCGTCTCCGGAGTGACACCGCTGCCGGGCGTGCAGCTCGGACTGTTCTCCGCCGTGACGTCGTCCGACCCGGTCAATCCCACGTGGGCCGTGTGCACCGCTGACGCCGCCGGCGACTGCTCGTTCACGGTGCCCGACACACAGACCGGTGGAGCCAACGTCAACGCCCGCTTCTTCGTGAAGCAGATCAGCGCGCCGTCGGGCTGGTACGCCAACGGGGTGGTCCGGACCCAGACCTCTTCCGGCCAAACACCGGTGGCGACGCCCTACGCCTTCCAGACTCCGCAGATGGTCGCCGGAACCGTCTACCGGTCCGGAACCGGCGCCAGCACCACCAACGCCGGGTTCATGAGCGATCCGACCAATCGGAACACCACTCCCCTCGCCTCGGGTGGCGTGTGGCAGCAATCCCGGATCAACCCCGGCCTCGCCGGCTGCGGGCTGTCGGTCGCTTTGATCCTGGACGTGTCGGGCTCGGTCGGGGCCAACCTGCCGGATCTGCAGGGAGCCGGCCGGGCATTGGTCAACTCTCTGGTCGGCACTCCGTCCGACGTCAGCCTGTACACGTTCTCCAACAACTCACCGGCCAACACGACCGGCAACCAGAACCGGCCGCGGACGGCGGTGTCCACCCAGGCCGGCGCCGACGCGGTCAACGGCTGGATCAGCGGGACCACCGTCGGCGGGGGTACGAACTGGGACCGGGGCCTGGCCCAGGTCGCGGAGAACGAGCATCACTACGACATCGCCATGATGATCACCGACGGCAATCCGACCTTCTACGGTCTGCCCCCCAACCCGACGTGGTATCCGAACAATCCCGAGTACGCGCAGGGCCCGGGATCGGCGACCCGGGCGCGGGAGTTCGAGAACGGGGTGTTCTCGGCGAACGCGCTGAAGGCGGAAGGCACCCGTGTGGTGGCCGTCGGTGTCGGCCCCGGCATCACCTCGGCGGCCGAGAATCTTGCCGCCATCTCCGGCCGGACCGTCAACTCGGACTATTACCTGACCAGCGATTACGCCGCGGCCGGCGCCGCACTCCGCGCCCAGGCTCTGAGCAAGTGCAAGGGTTCGGTGTCGGTCGTCTCCCAGCTGATCCCGGCCGGGGGCACCGCCGCGAACGCCACCGTCCAGCCGGGCTGGATCTTCGGGGCCGCGGTTCCCGAGGACGCGACGGTCACCCCGGGCACGGGGACGACTGACGACACCGGCGGGACCACCTTCACCGTCGGCGCCGCCCCGGGATCGGCCAACACCCCGGTGACGATCACCGACCAGGTCCCCGCCGGCGCCACCGTCGTGCAACAGAACGGGGCCAACGCCGCCTGTCGCGACCTGTCCACCGGCGCTGCGGTGTCGGTCACCAACCAGGGCGCCACCGGATTCCAGGTCGACACCCTGTCCACCAGCTCGATCGGCTGCACCGTTCTGCATCAGGCCGGCAGCGCCACCGCGACCACCGTGACCGCCCCCGCATCGACCCGGGTCGCCCAGCCGATCACCGTCTCCGCCGCGGTGACGCCGATCGGTACCGGATCGGTGCGATTCGCCGCCACGGCCACGTCGGGTCCATCCACCGGGTCGACGGTCGCGATCGGGACCGCCATGGTGGCCGCCGACGGAACGGCGGCGCTGTCCTGGACTCCACCGGGTCTGGGTGCGTACGACGTGACCGCGACCTACCTCGGCGACAGCACGCATCTGGCCTCGACCTCACCGGTCGCCTCGGTCTCCGTCCTGGCCCAACCCGGTTCGCTGGTCGTGTCCGAGTTCCGCCAGTCGGGCCCCGGCGGCGCCACCGACGGCTATGTCGTGCTGACCAACACCGGAACCAGCCCGATCCCCCTCGTCGGCTACCAGATCGTCACCGGCAGCGGGACCACCGTCCCACTGGCCGCAGCGTCCGGCACCGTCGCTCCGGGCCGCTCCCACCTGGTCGCCGCCGCGGGATACTCCCTGACCAGCACGACCCCGGCGGACACGACGGTGCCGTCACTGGGCTCGGGTGGGTTGAAGGTCGTCGCACCGGACCCCGCGACCACCGCGACCGATGCCGTCGGACCGCTCACCGGTCCGCACAGCGGCACCGCTCTCCCCGCCCTCGCCGGCTCCCCCACACAGCAGTACGCCTGGGTTCGTCTCAGGTCGGGTGGCAACGGACTGCAGAACACCGGCGACAACGTGGCCGACTTCGCGCTGGTGTCCAGCGCCGGCGGTCCGGTCGGCGGGGTGCCCTCGATGATCGGGGCGCCCTCTCCGATCGGCGATGACAGCCCGGCTCCCACCCGAGCGGCACCGTCGACCCTGCTGGCCGGGGCCGCCGATGTCGCGGCATCACCCAATCGCATCGTCACCCGGACCCCGGGTGGGGCGACCACCCTCACCGTCAACCGGGTCGTCACCAATCGCTCGGCTGTGCCGATCACCGCGATGCGGGTCCGACTGACGTCGATCAGCGAGGCCAACGGCATCCCGCGGCCGGGCGTGACGCGTCCGGCATCTCTGGTCGTTGCCCCTCCGTCGAGTCCCACGACCACCTTCGACGTCGGGGGCCAGGCGGTGACCGTGCAGAACCTGAGCCCGACCGCCCCGGTGCTGTCCACCGGCGGTCTGAACACCACGTACTCGGTTCCGTTGCCGAACGGCCGGCTGGACCCCGGCCAATCCGTACCGGTGTCCTTCACCTTCCTGGTGCAGTCCGGTGGGACGTTCTGGTTCTCCTACGTCACGGAGGTGTCCTGA
- a CDS encoding MFS transporter — MATLPDPGSAGTDRPSVKGLRDLWRVRSLRRLVLVRLLSSFGDGAFQGALAVIILFSPERQTEPAAIAAGFAVLLLPYSLVGPFAGALLDRWSRRQVIVWATVLRAVLVLLAAAQVWGNWPSPVLFGTALLIMGVGRFVGSGLSASMPHTVARDSLVGANALATTVGAVATAIGGGYAIALRSALGGSVSDAAFITATVAVFYGLAALLATRYRRTALGPDETDEPAEPLRAVLLGFTSGLRHIVQRPTVGLAVVVVMIVRFGFGLCTMVVLLLFQHYFTESQGVLRTGPSGIAEVLGFGALGVFLGAVVTAPTVRKLGRTRWVAIMLSVCAIVAAAAGSQFTLISTLIAAFVVGFAYQSSKVCMDSVVQQDSDDAYVGRVFALYDTLNNVCYVGAFALGVVLVPYNGHGYAPVFLVGGLFLITGIGYGVMMSRLRRTPSSTAAAV; from the coding sequence GTGGCCACCCTGCCGGACCCCGGGTCGGCCGGCACCGATCGACCCTCCGTCAAGGGACTGCGTGACCTGTGGCGGGTGCGGTCGCTGCGCCGCCTGGTCCTGGTCCGCCTGCTGAGCTCGTTCGGTGACGGCGCCTTCCAGGGCGCGCTGGCCGTCATCATCCTGTTCAGCCCCGAACGACAGACCGAACCGGCCGCCATCGCCGCCGGGTTCGCCGTCCTGCTGCTGCCGTACTCGCTGGTCGGGCCGTTCGCCGGAGCGTTGCTCGACCGGTGGAGCCGACGGCAGGTCATCGTCTGGGCGACCGTCCTACGGGCCGTCCTCGTGCTCCTCGCGGCCGCTCAGGTGTGGGGCAACTGGCCCAGCCCGGTGCTGTTCGGCACCGCCCTGCTCATCATGGGCGTCGGCCGCTTCGTCGGATCCGGCCTCTCGGCATCCATGCCGCACACCGTCGCCCGCGACTCCCTGGTCGGCGCGAACGCACTTGCCACTACCGTCGGGGCGGTGGCCACCGCCATCGGCGGCGGGTACGCGATCGCCCTGCGCAGCGCCCTCGGCGGGTCGGTCAGCGACGCCGCCTTCATCACCGCCACCGTCGCCGTGTTCTACGGCCTGGCCGCCCTGCTGGCCACCCGGTACCGGCGCACCGCCCTCGGACCGGACGAGACCGACGAGCCGGCCGAGCCGTTGCGCGCCGTGCTGCTGGGCTTCACCAGCGGGCTGCGGCACATCGTCCAGCGGCCGACCGTCGGCCTGGCCGTGGTCGTCGTGATGATCGTCCGGTTCGGGTTCGGCCTGTGCACGATGGTCGTGCTGCTGTTGTTCCAGCACTACTTCACCGAGAGCCAGGGCGTGCTGCGGACCGGGCCGTCCGGCATCGCCGAGGTCCTCGGGTTCGGTGCGCTCGGGGTGTTCCTCGGCGCCGTCGTCACCGCCCCGACCGTCCGCAAGCTCGGCCGCACCCGCTGGGTCGCGATCATGCTCAGCGTCTGCGCGATCGTCGCCGCCGCCGCCGGCAGCCAGTTCACCCTGATCTCCACCCTGATCGCGGCGTTCGTGGTCGGGTTCGCCTACCAGTCCAGCAAGGTCTGCATGGACTCCGTCGTCCAGCAGGACAGCGACGACGCCTACGTCGGCCGCGTCTTCGCGCTCTACGACACCCTCAACAACGTGTGCTACGTCGGCGCCTTCGCGCTCGGCGTAGTGCTCGTGCCCTACAACGGGCACGGCTATGCGCCGGTGTTCCTGGTCGGTGGGCTGTTCCTGATCACCGGGATCGGCTACGGCGTCATGATGAGCAGGCTGCGGCGGACACCGTCGTCGACCGCCGCGGCGGTCTGA
- a CDS encoding YqgE/AlgH family protein, protein MTAHEGFEPGGAGNSALRPGALLVATPELGDPNFRRTVVYLVAHGEDGTVGLVLNRPSETAVHNVLPEWAPHVIKPQALYVGGPVQTNAAMCVGVCRTGVDPRRLDGVIGVTGPVVLVNLDADPAELSPSLRGARVYAGRAGWSPDQLAGEVAEGAWVVLPGLPDDVLAGPRVDLWFRVLKRQGFPLAWLAYHPQDVTRN, encoded by the coding sequence ATGACTGCGCACGAGGGGTTCGAGCCCGGTGGGGCGGGCAACAGCGCGCTGCGCCCGGGTGCGCTCCTGGTGGCGACCCCGGAACTGGGTGACCCCAACTTCCGTCGCACCGTCGTCTACCTGGTGGCGCACGGCGAGGACGGCACGGTCGGTCTGGTCCTTAATCGGCCGAGTGAGACGGCCGTGCACAACGTGCTGCCCGAATGGGCGCCGCACGTCATCAAGCCGCAGGCGCTCTACGTCGGCGGGCCGGTGCAGACGAACGCGGCCATGTGCGTCGGCGTGTGCCGGACCGGGGTGGACCCGCGTCGGCTGGACGGGGTGATCGGGGTGACGGGGCCGGTCGTGCTGGTCAATCTGGACGCCGACCCGGCAGAGCTGTCCCCGTCGTTGCGCGGGGCCCGCGTGTACGCGGGCCGGGCCGGGTGGAGCCCCGACCAGCTGGCCGGTGAGGTGGCGGAGGGGGCCTGGGTCGTCCTGCCGGGCCTGCCGGACGACGTGCTGGCCGGGCCGCGGGTCGATCTGTGGTTCCGGGTGCTGAAGCGGCAGGGTTTCCCGTTGGCCTGGTTGGCCTACCACCCGCAGGACGTCACCCGGAACTGA
- a CDS encoding SdpI family protein, with amino-acid sequence MSAPFLLTIPLAVVLIGLGLLCAVTARAGWIGTLRREGRLGVHTPAALASEDAFATANRVAAPVVAGAAVVSLVLGVLILALQPPTLTAIVMAVLGVIGTLGLLVAGGTLGEKAARTVPIPARRPTAGASCGGCDCSGGGCAISKLPRTTHQA; translated from the coding sequence GTGTCCGCTCCGTTCCTGCTCACCATCCCGCTCGCCGTCGTGCTGATCGGTCTGGGCCTGCTGTGCGCGGTGACCGCCCGAGCCGGCTGGATCGGCACCCTGCGCCGGGAGGGTCGCCTGGGCGTCCACACCCCGGCCGCGCTGGCCAGTGAGGACGCGTTCGCCACCGCGAACCGGGTCGCCGCCCCCGTGGTCGCCGGCGCCGCCGTCGTCAGCCTCGTGCTCGGCGTGCTGATCCTGGCGCTACAACCCCCCACGCTGACCGCCATCGTGATGGCCGTACTCGGCGTCATCGGCACCCTCGGCCTCCTGGTCGCCGGCGGCACCCTCGGCGAGAAGGCCGCCCGCACCGTCCCGATCCCGGCGCGCCGTCCGACCGCCGGGGCCAGCTGCGGCGGGTGCGACTGCAGCGGCGGCGGCTGCGCCATCAGCAAGCTTCCCCGCACCACTCATCAGGCCTGA
- a CDS encoding carboxymuconolactone decarboxylase family protein — MRLDPLDPPSPEAADLAAAIVASRARALPGVQVADPDGRLQGPFACLPYTPPLSRAVQQVGSELRRSTRLSSAVTEAVILSVATHWRADYEWYAHARSAVEDGSLDPEDLNRIAAGERGLADPAADVASALTRELLATTAVSDGLWSEARTALGDRRAVEVVLLAGYYSSLAMLIRTFHTPLPAGAQVPPEWNDRTA; from the coding sequence GTGCGACTCGACCCCCTCGACCCACCCTCCCCGGAAGCGGCCGACCTGGCGGCGGCGATCGTCGCCTCCCGGGCGAGGGCGCTGCCGGGTGTGCAGGTCGCCGACCCCGACGGGAGACTGCAGGGCCCGTTCGCCTGCCTGCCGTACACCCCGCCACTGAGCCGCGCGGTCCAGCAGGTGGGATCCGAGCTGCGTCGGTCGACCCGGTTGTCGAGCGCGGTGACCGAGGCGGTGATCCTGTCCGTCGCGACCCATTGGCGCGCGGACTACGAGTGGTACGCCCACGCCCGGTCGGCGGTCGAGGACGGCAGCCTGGACCCCGAGGACCTCAACCGGATCGCGGCCGGGGAGCGGGGGCTGGCCGACCCGGCGGCGGACGTGGCCAGTGCCTTGACCCGCGAGCTGCTGGCGACCACCGCGGTGTCGGACGGGCTCTGGTCCGAGGCGCGGACCGCGCTGGGTGACCGTCGAGCCGTCGAGGTCGTGCTGTTGGCCGGCTACTACTCGTCGCTGGCGATGCTCATCCGCACCTTTCACACCCCGTTGCCGGCGGGGGCGCAGGTACCCCCTGAATGGAACGACCGGACCGCGTGA
- the leuS gene encoding leucine--tRNA ligase, giving the protein MSGGVGDAPPFRYTPELAGQIESRWQQYWADHHTFEAPNPSGPLAPVSPAEVPADKTYLLDMFPYPSGQGLHVGHPLGYIGTDVMGRYLRMTGRNVLHTIGYDAFGLPAEQYAVRTGTHPATTTAANIARYREQLYKLGFAHDQRRSVATTDPEFFRWTQWIFLQLFNAWYDESAGRARPIAELVVEFESGGRPTPDGRRWSELSKVEQGKVVSDHRLAYVDEAPVNWCPGLGTVLSNEEVTADGHSEIGNFPVFRRNLRQWMMRITAYGDRLLDDLDRLDWPESVKSMQRNWIGRSYGAAVTFPVAGTEESFEVYTTRPDTLFGATYAVLAPEHPLVDAITAAQWPEGTDERWTGGAATPADAVADYRLAASRKSDLDRQENKTKTGVFTGAFAVNPATGGRLPVFVADYVLMGYGTGAIMAVPAQDTRDWEFATPFGLPIIRTVQPPADHPDDEPFIGDGPAINSANSEISLDGLSVAQAKAAMIEWLVAKGFGRAQKQYKLRDWLFSRQRYWGEPFPIVYDADGVAHALPDELLPLELPEVADYSPQSFDPQDATSEPVPPLARATEWSTVELDLGDGVQTYRRELNVMPQWAGSCWYELRYLDPTNTQTFCDPEVERYWMGPDPARLGDPGGVDLYVGGVEHAVLHLLYSRFWHKVLFDLGHVSSEEPFRRLFNQGYVQAYAYTDERGVYVPADQVVETPGADGDPVFTYEGRPVRREYGKMGKSLNNVVTPDEMCDRFGADTFRLYEMGMGPMDVSRPWQTKDAVGSQRYLQRLWRLVVSEQTGEVVVADVEPDAETRKILHRTIDGVRTDYAAMGYNTAIAKLYMLTNHLTKSSSPVPRSVAEALVLMTAPLAPHIAEEMWSRLGHSGSLAHGPFPEADPAELVEDAVEYPIQVKGKVRSRITVAADAPAAVIEAAALADPKIVELLAGATPRKVVVVPGKMVSIVP; this is encoded by the coding sequence ATCTCGGGAGGCGTGGGCGACGCGCCCCCGTTCCGGTACACCCCGGAGCTGGCCGGGCAGATCGAGAGCCGCTGGCAGCAGTACTGGGCCGACCACCACACCTTCGAGGCGCCGAACCCGAGCGGCCCGCTGGCCCCGGTGAGCCCGGCCGAGGTCCCGGCCGACAAGACCTACCTGCTGGACATGTTCCCGTACCCGTCCGGGCAGGGCCTGCACGTCGGGCACCCGCTGGGCTACATCGGCACCGACGTCATGGGCCGCTACCTGCGGATGACCGGCCGAAACGTGCTGCACACCATCGGTTACGACGCGTTCGGTCTGCCGGCCGAGCAGTACGCCGTCCGCACCGGCACCCACCCGGCGACGACGACCGCGGCCAACATCGCCCGCTACCGTGAGCAGCTGTACAAGCTGGGCTTCGCCCACGACCAGCGGCGCAGCGTGGCCACCACCGATCCGGAGTTCTTCCGGTGGACGCAGTGGATCTTCCTGCAGCTGTTCAACGCCTGGTACGACGAGTCGGCGGGTCGGGCGCGGCCGATCGCCGAGCTGGTCGTCGAGTTCGAGTCCGGCGGCCGGCCGACCCCGGACGGCCGGCGCTGGTCCGAGCTGAGCAAGGTCGAGCAGGGCAAGGTCGTCTCCGACCACCGGCTGGCCTACGTCGACGAAGCGCCGGTGAACTGGTGCCCGGGCCTGGGGACGGTGCTGTCCAACGAGGAGGTCACCGCCGACGGCCACAGCGAGATCGGCAACTTCCCGGTGTTCCGGCGGAACCTGCGTCAGTGGATGATGCGGATCACCGCCTACGGCGACCGGCTGCTGGACGACCTGGACCGGTTGGACTGGCCGGAGTCGGTGAAGTCGATGCAGCGCAACTGGATCGGCCGCTCCTACGGTGCCGCCGTGACGTTCCCGGTGGCCGGGACCGAGGAGAGCTTCGAGGTCTACACCACCCGCCCGGACACCCTGTTCGGCGCGACCTACGCCGTGCTGGCCCCCGAGCACCCGCTGGTCGACGCGATCACCGCCGCGCAATGGCCGGAGGGCACCGACGAACGGTGGACCGGCGGCGCGGCGACTCCGGCCGACGCCGTGGCGGACTACCGGCTGGCCGCGTCCCGCAAGTCCGACCTGGATCGGCAGGAGAACAAGACCAAGACCGGCGTCTTCACCGGGGCGTTCGCCGTCAACCCGGCCACCGGTGGCCGGCTGCCGGTCTTTGTCGCCGACTACGTGCTGATGGGCTACGGCACCGGCGCGATCATGGCCGTCCCCGCGCAGGACACCCGCGACTGGGAGTTCGCCACCCCGTTCGGGCTGCCGATCATCCGCACCGTGCAGCCGCCGGCCGACCATCCGGACGACGAGCCGTTCATCGGTGACGGGCCGGCGATCAACAGCGCCAACAGCGAGATCTCGCTGGACGGGCTGAGCGTGGCGCAGGCCAAGGCGGCCATGATCGAGTGGCTGGTCGCGAAGGGCTTCGGCCGCGCGCAGAAGCAGTACAAGCTGCGGGACTGGCTGTTCTCCCGGCAGCGCTACTGGGGCGAGCCGTTCCCGATCGTCTACGACGCCGACGGCGTGGCCCATGCGCTGCCCGACGAGCTGCTGCCGCTGGAACTGCCGGAGGTGGCCGACTACTCGCCGCAGTCCTTCGACCCGCAGGACGCGACCTCCGAGCCGGTGCCGCCGCTGGCCCGGGCGACCGAGTGGTCCACCGTCGAGCTGGACCTGGGCGACGGTGTCCAGACGTACCGGCGTGAGCTGAACGTCATGCCGCAGTGGGCCGGGTCCTGCTGGTACGAGCTGCGGTACCTGGATCCGACCAACACGCAGACGTTCTGCGACCCCGAGGTCGAGCGGTACTGGATGGGCCCGGACCCGGCCCGCCTGGGTGACCCGGGTGGCGTCGACCTCTACGTCGGCGGGGTCGAGCACGCGGTGCTGCACCTGCTGTACTCCCGGTTCTGGCACAAGGTGCTGTTCGACCTGGGCCACGTGTCCAGCGAGGAGCCGTTCCGGCGGCTGTTCAATCAGGGTTACGTGCAGGCGTACGCGTACACCGACGAGCGCGGCGTGTACGTCCCGGCCGACCAGGTCGTCGAGACCCCCGGTGCTGACGGCGATCCCGTGTTCACCTACGAGGGCCGGCCGGTCAGGCGTGAGTACGGGAAGATGGGCAAGTCGCTGAACAACGTGGTGACGCCCGACGAGATGTGCGATCGCTTCGGGGCGGACACGTTCCGGCTGTACGAGATGGGCATGGGCCCGATGGACGTGTCCCGGCCCTGGCAGACCAAGGACGCGGTCGGGTCGCAGCGCTATCTGCAGCGGTTGTGGCGGCTGGTGGTGTCCGAGCAGACCGGTGAGGTCGTCGTCGCGGATGTCGAACCGGACGCGGAGACGCGGAAGATCCTGCACCGCACCATCGACGGCGTCCGGACCGACTACGCCGCGATGGGCTACAACACCGCCATCGCCAAGCTGTACATGCTGACCAACCACCTGACGAAGTCGTCTTCGCCGGTGCCGCGGTCGGTGGCCGAGGCCCTGGTGCTGATGACGGCGCCGCTGGCCCCGCACATCGCCGAGGAGATGTGGTCGCGGCTGGGGCATTCCGGATCGCTGGCCCACGGCCCGTTCCCGG